Proteins encoded in a region of the Deinococcus aerius genome:
- the hisH gene encoding imidazole glycerol phosphate synthase subunit HisH — MTPEVLLLDYGAGNVRSAAKALERAGMTVRLSDNPADVPYAPALVVPGQGHFRQVMEAFDRHGFHGPVLDAANGGTPILGICVGMQMLLTDSEEAPGLPGLNLVPGTVRRFTPVPGRKVPQMGWNSLDKVGDSPLLRDLACPAYAYFVHSYYVPIDVDVDAGALTEYGVPFWSAFSRGTIHATQFHPEKSGAVGLAILERFRRHVLGG, encoded by the coding sequence GTGACCCCCGAAGTCCTCCTCCTCGACTACGGCGCGGGTAATGTCCGCAGCGCCGCCAAAGCCCTGGAACGTGCCGGGATGACCGTCCGCCTCTCCGACAACCCCGCCGACGTGCCGTACGCGCCCGCCCTCGTGGTGCCCGGACAGGGCCACTTCCGGCAGGTGATGGAGGCGTTCGACCGCCACGGCTTCCACGGCCCGGTGCTGGACGCGGCAAACGGCGGTACCCCGATTCTGGGTATCTGTGTGGGGATGCAGATGCTCCTCACCGACTCGGAGGAGGCCCCCGGCCTACCCGGCCTGAACCTCGTGCCCGGCACGGTGCGCCGCTTCACGCCCGTGCCCGGGCGCAAGGTGCCGCAGATGGGCTGGAACAGCCTGGACAAGGTGGGCGACTCGCCGCTGCTGCGGGACCTCGCCTGCCCGGCCTACGCCTACTTCGTCCACTCGTACTACGTGCCGATTGACGTGGACGTGGACGCCGGGGCGCTCACCGAGTACGGCGTGCCCTTCTGGTCGGCCTTCAGCCGGGGCACTATCCACGCCACGCAGTTCCACCCCGAAAAGAGCGGCGCCGTGGGCCTCGCCATCCTGGAACGGTTCCGGCGGCACGTGCTGGGGGGCTGA
- the hisB gene encoding imidazoleglycerol-phosphate dehydratase HisB, translating to MARTATTRTATVRRTTSETDITVTLDLDETASTPPATGHGFLDHMLDALARHARIGLSVRAAGDLHIEPHHLIEDVGITLGQALGQALGDRRGIERYGSAFVPMDETLAHVVLDLSGRAHLAFEPERLDVWGDAGGMTHYHLREFLRGLCNHAGVTLHVRLLAGREAHHVIEAVMKALARALRDAVRVTSDELASTKGVL from the coding sequence ATGGCCCGCACCGCCACCACCCGCACCGCCACGGTTCGCCGCACCACCAGCGAGACGGACATCACCGTGACCCTCGATCTGGACGAGACGGCCTCCACCCCGCCCGCGACCGGGCACGGGTTCCTCGACCACATGCTCGACGCTCTTGCCCGGCACGCCCGGATTGGCCTGAGCGTGCGGGCGGCGGGCGACCTGCACATCGAGCCGCACCACCTGATCGAGGACGTGGGGATCACGCTGGGGCAGGCACTGGGGCAGGCGCTCGGCGACCGCCGGGGGATCGAGCGGTACGGCAGCGCCTTCGTGCCCATGGACGAGACGCTGGCCCACGTGGTCCTCGACCTGTCGGGCCGGGCGCACCTCGCCTTCGAGCCGGAGCGGCTGGACGTGTGGGGGGACGCGGGCGGCATGACCCACTACCACCTGCGCGAGTTCCTGCGGGGGTTGTGCAACCACGCGGGCGTCACCCTGCATGTCCGCCTGCTCGCGGGCCGCGAGGCGCACCACGTCATCGAGGCGGTCATGAAGGCGTTGGCCCGTGCCCTACGCGACGCGGTGCGGGTCACGTCGGACGAACTGGCGAGTACGAAGGGGGTGTTGTGA
- a CDS encoding S8 family peptidase — MNSRIAPLTLGLTLLFAACGQQMASGPADNTQAATPERGTRTSAPLLGTSNPDAIPGQYIVVLSEGAMPSNLGAQDTGGLVRSLGLDPQGITVQHLYTQALSGFAAKLSAQNLATLRADKRVKYIEQDGVVRASATQSGATWGIDRIDQRNLPLDGNYTYTTTASNVTAYIIDTGINTSHTDFGGRAVWGTNQTGDGNNSDCQGHGTHVAGTVGGSTWGVAKGVKLVAVKVLDCSGSGTNSGVIAGINWAVSNKTGPAVANMSLGGGASQAVDDAVNNAASKNLVMAVAAGNENQNACNVSPARAANAITVGATTRTDSRDTGYSNYGSCLDIFAPGTGITSAWIGSTTATNTISGTSMATPHVAGAAALILANNPSYTTAQVTSALVNGATTGKVTNAGTGSPNRLLYTGTGGTTTPPSGTTTTYTGSVSQGSSSWKPSTSGFSYAGGTLRGSLSGPSGTDFDLYLQKWNGSAWADVAASEGGTSSESINYAAGSGSYRWEVYAYSGSGSYTLTETK; from the coding sequence ATGAACTCACGTATTGCTCCTCTCACGCTCGGCCTCACGCTCCTCTTCGCCGCCTGCGGTCAGCAGATGGCGAGTGGACCTGCGGACAACACGCAGGCCGCCACGCCGGAGCGTGGGACCCGGACCTCCGCGCCGCTGCTGGGGACGAGCAACCCCGACGCCATTCCCGGGCAGTACATCGTGGTCCTCAGTGAGGGGGCCATGCCGTCGAATCTGGGGGCGCAGGATACGGGGGGCCTGGTGCGGTCGCTGGGCCTCGATCCGCAGGGCATCACCGTGCAGCACCTCTACACGCAGGCACTCAGCGGCTTCGCGGCCAAGCTCAGCGCCCAGAACCTCGCCACCCTGCGGGCCGACAAGCGGGTGAAGTACATCGAGCAGGACGGCGTGGTGAGGGCCAGCGCCACCCAGAGCGGGGCGACCTGGGGGATCGACCGCATCGACCAGCGCAACCTGCCGTTGGACGGCAACTACACCTACACCACGACGGCCAGCAACGTCACCGCCTACATCATCGACACGGGCATCAACACGTCGCATACCGACTTTGGCGGGCGGGCCGTATGGGGCACGAACCAGACGGGCGACGGGAACAACAGCGACTGCCAGGGGCACGGCACCCATGTGGCGGGCACGGTGGGCGGGAGCACCTGGGGCGTCGCCAAGGGCGTGAAACTTGTGGCAGTCAAGGTGCTGGACTGCAGCGGCAGCGGCACGAACTCCGGCGTGATCGCGGGGATCAACTGGGCCGTGAGCAACAAGACCGGCCCCGCCGTGGCGAACATGAGCCTGGGGGGCGGCGCGAGCCAGGCCGTGGACGACGCGGTGAACAACGCGGCGAGCAAGAACCTCGTGATGGCCGTCGCGGCGGGCAACGAGAACCAGAACGCCTGCAACGTCTCCCCCGCCCGCGCCGCCAACGCCATTACAGTGGGCGCCACCACCAGGACCGACAGCCGCGACACGGGCTACAGCAACTACGGCTCGTGCCTGGACATCTTCGCGCCGGGCACGGGCATCACTTCCGCCTGGATCGGCTCGACGACCGCCACGAATACGATCAGCGGCACGAGCATGGCGACGCCCCACGTGGCGGGCGCGGCGGCCCTGATCCTGGCGAATAACCCCTCGTACACGACCGCCCAGGTCACGAGCGCGCTGGTGAATGGCGCGACGACCGGCAAGGTCACGAACGCGGGCACGGGCAGCCCCAACCGCCTGCTGTACACGGGCACGGGCGGCACGACCACGCCCCCCAGCGGCACCACGACGACCTACACGGGTTCGGTGAGCCAGGGGAGCAGCAGTTGGAAGCCGAGCACGAGCGGCTTTTCCTACGCGGGCGGCACGCTGCGGGGCTCGCTCAGCGGCCCGAGCGGCACCGATTTCGACCTCTACCTCCAGAAGTGGAACGGCAGCGCCTGGGCCGACGTGGCCGCCAGCGAGGGCGGCACGAGCAGCGAGAGCATCAACTACGCGGCGGGGAGCGGCTCCTACCGCTGGGAGGTCTACGCCTACTCCGGCAGCGGCTCCTACACCCTGACCGAGACGAAGTAA
- a CDS encoding serine protease has translation MKKFLAPLALLGSLVFTACGTITPQAAQSLPEESMTTTGTEKAFGELSGQIVYGTVTSVTNRPYQVSVTPSNQMSGGWCGGTLISPNWVMTAAHCVDGQSTSNMRVRAGINNLTTTSGQLRTPSQIIIHPYYGGASSGYDIALIKVSTAFTLGSTVQTAALPGNSAESALDVNGKSATVSGWGKTETGAYSNTALREVTIPITPTGSDCGSRPSNTICGKYASGKDSCNGDSGGPLAAPYNGKYYVLGIVSYGPSECRGYGVYTRVNGYINWIYQQTGIAAQ, from the coding sequence ATGAAGAAGTTTCTCGCCCCGCTCGCCCTGCTCGGTTCGCTGGTCTTCACCGCCTGCGGCACCATCACGCCCCAGGCCGCCCAGTCCCTCCCCGAGGAGAGCATGACCACGACCGGCACCGAGAAGGCGTTCGGCGAGCTGAGCGGCCAGATCGTCTACGGCACGGTGACGAGCGTGACGAACCGTCCCTACCAGGTCAGCGTGACGCCCAGCAACCAGATGAGCGGCGGCTGGTGCGGCGGCACCCTGATCAGCCCGAACTGGGTGATGACGGCGGCCCACTGCGTGGATGGCCAGAGCACGAGCAACATGCGGGTGCGCGCAGGCATCAACAATCTGACCACCACGAGCGGGCAGCTCCGCACGCCGAGCCAGATCATCATCCACCCGTACTATGGCGGGGCCAGCAGCGGCTACGATATCGCGCTCATCAAGGTCAGCACGGCCTTCACGCTGGGCAGCACCGTCCAGACGGCCGCCCTGCCCGGGAACAGCGCCGAGTCCGCGCTTGACGTGAACGGCAAGAGCGCCACCGTGAGCGGCTGGGGCAAGACCGAGACGGGCGCGTACAGCAACACGGCGCTGCGTGAGGTCACCATCCCTATTACTCCCACGGGCAGCGACTGCGGCAGCCGCCCGAGCAACACGATCTGCGGCAAGTACGCCAGCGGCAAGGACAGTTGCAACGGGGACAGCGGCGGTCCCCTTGCCGCGCCGTACAACGGCAAATACTACGTGCTGGGCATCGTGAGCTACGGTCCCAGCGAGTGCCGCGGATACGGGGTCTACACCCGCGTGAACGGGTACATCAACTGGATCTACCAGCAGACAGGAATTGCCGCGCAGTAA
- the ddrA gene encoding single-stranded DNA-binding protein DdrA: protein MKLSDVQKRLQAPFPAHLVGWKPQAFTKDRSRALLLAYVDARAVQDRLDAICPDAWSFEIEVVPGTSTPTVKGRLTVLGVTREDIGEAGGDGEYATLKAASSDALKRCAVQFGIGRYLYDLPKQWVEWNDARREPAVTPELPEWARPDHERSPGGAHLVQAMEQLKYELPEDLDLQREVYKHLKAALSSLHPTPQGGHGRAA, encoded by the coding sequence ATGAAGTTGAGCGATGTTCAGAAACGACTCCAAGCCCCGTTTCCCGCTCATCTTGTGGGCTGGAAGCCCCAGGCGTTCACCAAGGATCGAAGCCGTGCCCTGTTACTCGCGTATGTGGACGCGCGCGCCGTTCAGGACCGCCTGGACGCCATCTGCCCCGACGCCTGGAGCTTCGAGATCGAGGTGGTGCCCGGCACCTCCACCCCCACCGTCAAGGGCCGCCTGACCGTTCTGGGCGTGACGCGCGAGGACATCGGCGAGGCGGGCGGCGACGGCGAGTACGCGACCCTCAAGGCCGCCTCCTCGGACGCCCTCAAGCGGTGCGCGGTGCAGTTCGGCATCGGGCGCTACCTGTACGACCTGCCCAAGCAGTGGGTCGAGTGGAACGACGCCAGGCGCGAGCCCGCCGTGACCCCCGAACTCCCCGAGTGGGCGCGGCCCGACCACGAGCGCAGCCCCGGCGGCGCCCACCTCGTGCAGGCGATGGAGCAGCTCAAGTACGAGCTGCCCGAGGACCTGGACCTCCAGCGCGAGGTGTACAAGCACCTCAAGGCGGCCCTGAGCAGCCTGCACCCCACCCCCCAGGGCGGGCACGGGCGGGCCGCGTGA
- the hrpB gene encoding ATP-dependent helicase HrpB, translated as MPRVKFPDLPIAEVLPEVRAALAAHPLVVLQAPPGAGKSTVLPLALLDQPWLAGQAIVMLQPRRVAARAVAARLAEGLGEEVGGTVGSRVRFEARVSARTRIEVVTEGILTRRLQRDPELSGVGLVILDEFHERSLNADLALALLREVQGALRDDLRVLVMSATLDPALPGRLDAPLVQSAGRAYPVDVQYLPTDPAGRVEDAVARSVREALAAHPEGDILAFLPGVREIRGAMSALADVQAVVLPLYGDLPLAEQRRAILPDPGGRRRVVLATSIAETSLTLAGVRVVVDGGLSRTQRFDPGTGLTRMVTTRVTRDAADQRAGRAGRTAPGTAYRLWSERTHAALAAARPPEILEADLAPLTLELAGWGAPDPAALAWLDEPPAPRVESARALLRDLDALDGENRITPRGAALLELPTHPRLAHLLHDGVALGLGALAADVAALLEERDPLGSGAGTDLTDRVAALRAWRRGERGRGEAAVLERIGRLSGQWRRLLRLPSDDTPPDPFAVGQLVALAYPERVALGREGGGGRFLLAGGQGARLPEGDPLAASPALAVAHLDAGSGEGRIHLAAPLDPALLEDRATTRDTVRWDARTGTLVAQRERHVGALVLEARPLRDLPHEARVKALADAIREGGPHLLTFSPEAENLRARVESLRHWRPEESEWPDLSDAALLDTLEDWLGPHLEGVRTRDDLRRVNLLPALGALLPWPLPARLDDLAPTHLTVPSGSRVRLGYTLDGSPPILAVKLQELFGLSETPTVNGGRTPVLLHLLSPAGRPVQVTQDLRSFWNSSYFEVRKDLRGRYPKHPWPDDPWSHAPTRHVKKRL; from the coding sequence ATGCCCCGCGTGAAGTTCCCCGACCTCCCCATCGCCGAGGTGCTGCCCGAGGTGCGCGCGGCGCTCGCGGCTCACCCGCTGGTGGTGCTTCAGGCGCCGCCCGGGGCGGGCAAGAGTACCGTGCTGCCCCTGGCGCTGCTGGACCAGCCCTGGCTGGCCGGGCAGGCCATCGTCATGCTGCAACCCCGCCGGGTGGCGGCCCGCGCCGTCGCCGCGCGGCTGGCGGAGGGCCTGGGCGAGGAGGTGGGCGGAACCGTGGGCTCGCGCGTGCGCTTCGAGGCGCGCGTCTCGGCCCGCACCCGCATCGAGGTCGTGACCGAGGGCATCCTCACCCGTCGGCTGCAACGCGACCCGGAGTTGAGTGGCGTCGGCCTCGTCATCCTCGACGAGTTTCACGAGCGGTCCCTGAATGCCGACCTCGCCCTCGCCCTGCTGCGGGAGGTGCAGGGGGCGCTGCGGGACGACCTGCGCGTGCTCGTGATGAGCGCGACCCTCGACCCGGCCCTTCCTGGGCGGCTGGACGCACCGCTGGTGCAGAGCGCGGGCCGGGCCTACCCGGTGGACGTGCAGTACCTGCCCACCGACCCGGCCGGACGGGTGGAGGACGCGGTGGCCCGTTCCGTCCGCGAAGCCCTCGCCGCCCACCCCGAGGGGGACATCCTCGCCTTCCTGCCCGGCGTCCGCGAGATTCGGGGGGCGATGAGCGCCCTTGCTGATGTGCAGGCCGTCGTCCTGCCCCTCTACGGGGACCTGCCCCTGGCCGAGCAGCGGCGGGCGATCCTTCCCGACCCCGGTGGGCGGCGCCGGGTGGTGCTGGCAACTTCTATCGCGGAAACCTCGCTCACGCTGGCGGGAGTGCGGGTCGTGGTGGACGGAGGCCTTAGCCGCACGCAGCGGTTCGACCCCGGCACTGGTCTCACCCGCATGGTGACGACCCGCGTGACCCGGGATGCCGCCGATCAGCGGGCCGGACGGGCCGGACGTACTGCCCCCGGCACCGCCTACCGCCTGTGGAGCGAGCGCACCCACGCCGCCCTCGCCGCCGCCCGACCGCCGGAAATCCTGGAGGCCGACCTCGCGCCCCTCACGCTGGAACTCGCCGGATGGGGCGCCCCCGATCCCGCCGCGCTCGCCTGGCTGGACGAGCCGCCCGCCCCGCGTGTCGAGTCGGCCCGGGCCTTGCTGCGCGACCTCGACGCGCTGGACGGGGAGAACCGCATCACCCCGCGCGGCGCGGCCCTGCTGGAGTTGCCGACCCACCCCCGCCTCGCGCACCTGCTCCACGACGGGGTGGCGCTCGGTCTGGGGGCGCTCGCCGCTGACGTGGCCGCCCTGCTGGAGGAACGCGACCCGCTGGGGAGTGGGGCGGGAACGGACCTCACCGACCGGGTAGCGGCCCTCCGCGCGTGGCGGCGGGGCGAGCGCGGTAGGGGAGAAGCCGCCGTCCTGGAACGGATCGGGCGCCTGTCGGGGCAGTGGCGGAGGCTGCTCCGGCTCCCGTCCGACGACACGCCCCCCGACCCCTTCGCCGTGGGGCAACTCGTCGCCCTCGCCTACCCCGAGCGGGTGGCCCTGGGCCGGGAGGGGGGAGGGGGCCGCTTCCTGCTGGCGGGCGGTCAGGGGGCGCGGTTGCCGGAGGGGGACCCGCTCGCGGCGAGTCCCGCCCTCGCCGTCGCCCACCTCGATGCGGGCAGTGGGGAAGGCCGCATCCACCTCGCCGCGCCGCTCGACCCCGCCCTGCTGGAGGACCGGGCCACCACCCGGGACACCGTGCGCTGGGATGCCCGGACCGGAACCCTCGTCGCCCAACGCGAGCGGCATGTGGGGGCGCTGGTGCTGGAGGCTCGCCCCCTGCGCGACCTGCCGCATGAGGCAAGGGTCAAAGCCCTTGCGGACGCCATCCGCGAGGGGGGCCCGCACCTCCTGACCTTCAGCCCGGAGGCTGAGAACTTGCGTGCCCGGGTCGAATCCCTGCGCCACTGGCGCCCCGAGGAATCCGAGTGGCCCGACCTGTCCGACGCGGCGCTCCTGGACACGCTAGAGGACTGGCTCGGCCCTCATCTGGAAGGCGTCCGCACCCGCGACGACCTGCGGCGCGTGAACCTCCTCCCCGCCCTGGGGGCCCTCTTGCCCTGGCCGCTGCCCGCCCGTCTCGACGACCTCGCCCCCACCCACCTGACGGTCCCCAGCGGATCGCGCGTCCGGCTCGGGTACACGCTTGACGGCTCGCCGCCCATCCTGGCCGTGAAGCTCCAGGAACTCTTTGGGCTGTCCGAGACGCCGACCGTCAACGGGGGCCGCACACCCGTGCTGCTGCACCTGCTCTCGCCCGCCGGGCGGCCCGTGCAGGTGACCCAGGACCTGCGTTCCTTCTGGAACTCCTCCTATTTCGAGGTTCGCAAGGACCTGCGGGGCCGCTACCCCAAGCACCCCTGGCCGGACGATCCCTGGTCGCACGCCCCGACCCGGCACGTCAAGAAACGGCTGTGA
- a CDS encoding NAD(P)/FAD-dependent oxidoreductase has translation MQEFDAVVVGAGPAGLNAALVLGGAGRRVLLLDGGPPRNAKATAAHGVFTRDGTPPTGLKTLGLADLEPYPVTVCPDMAREARCLPDGFAVRHDGGWVRARRLLLATGVRDVLPNVPGLRERWGHTVHHCPYCDGWPNREHLLGVLGSGQEGHHLALSVRAWSHRVVLLTDGPDELTDEQREDLRRLNVRVHTAPILRLGGQDTVRVKFRGGEQITLHAIFLNPTQVQNSTLPAALGCELNGKSRVVVNEHGMTSVRGVWAAGDMTGAPQYVMSAAASGMLAAVSLNTTLIHEDVRKLGAAFHKSPGEEAGEPPSGGEAS, from the coding sequence ATGCAGGAATTTGACGCTGTTGTGGTGGGTGCTGGTCCGGCCGGACTCAACGCCGCGCTCGTGCTGGGAGGCGCGGGGCGGCGGGTGCTGCTCCTCGATGGCGGACCCCCCCGCAATGCCAAGGCGACTGCCGCCCACGGCGTTTTTACCCGGGACGGAACTCCCCCCACCGGGCTCAAGACGCTGGGGCTGGCGGACCTGGAGCCCTACCCGGTGACCGTGTGTCCCGACATGGCCCGCGAGGCCCGCTGTCTCCCGGACGGGTTCGCGGTGCGGCACGACGGCGGCTGGGTGCGGGCCCGGCGGTTGCTGCTCGCCACGGGGGTGCGCGACGTGCTGCCCAACGTGCCCGGCCTGCGCGAACGCTGGGGCCACACCGTCCACCACTGCCCGTACTGCGACGGCTGGCCCAACCGCGAACATCTCCTGGGCGTGCTGGGGTCCGGGCAGGAGGGCCACCACCTCGCCCTGAGCGTGCGGGCGTGGTCCCACCGGGTCGTGCTGCTCACCGACGGCCCCGACGAGTTGACGGACGAGCAGCGGGAGGACCTGCGGCGGCTGAACGTCCGGGTCCACACGGCGCCCATCCTGCGCTTGGGGGGGCAGGACACGGTGCGGGTGAAGTTTCGCGGGGGCGAGCAGATCACGCTGCACGCCATCTTCCTGAACCCCACCCAGGTCCAGAACAGCACCCTGCCCGCCGCCCTGGGGTGCGAGCTGAACGGGAAGAGCCGGGTGGTCGTGAACGAGCACGGCATGACGAGCGTGCGCGGCGTGTGGGCGGCGGGCGACATGACGGGCGCCCCCCAGTACGTCATGAGCGCCGCCGCGAGCGGCATGCTCGCCGCCGTCTCGCTGAACACCACCCTGATCCACGAGGACGTGCGGAAGCTGGGCGCCGCCTTCCACAAGTCCCCGGGCGAGGAGGCGGGCGAGCCGCCAAGCGGGGGTGAGGCGTCGTGA
- a CDS encoding SDR family oxidoreductase, giving the protein MTDSARPVTLITGAAGGIGAALARALAGTHDLILQGRDEGRLSALCSEVGGARPLVLDLTRPGTFGEAVAGLGRVTNVVHNAGVVELGAVAEQPPEVWTHTLAVNVVAPAALTRVLLPTVRAERGTLVFVNSGAGLRANPGWASYAASKFALRALADALRDEEAPHGVRVSTVYPGRTATPMQQKVRAQEGGEYDPADFIDPATVAATIRFVLDAPRDATLPDVSVRPGPRGA; this is encoded by the coding sequence ATGACGGATTCGGCAAGACCCGTGACGCTCATCACCGGGGCGGCGGGCGGGATCGGCGCGGCGCTCGCGCGGGCGCTGGCGGGCACGCACGACCTCATCCTCCAGGGGCGGGACGAGGGGCGGCTCTCGGCGTTGTGTTCCGAGGTGGGCGGTGCCAGGCCCCTCGTGCTGGATCTCACCCGGCCCGGGACGTTCGGGGAAGCGGTGGCGGGGCTGGGCCGCGTGACGAACGTGGTCCACAACGCGGGCGTCGTCGAACTCGGCGCGGTGGCCGAACAGCCGCCCGAGGTCTGGACGCACACCCTCGCGGTGAACGTGGTCGCCCCCGCCGCCCTGACCAGAGTTCTCCTGCCCACGGTGCGGGCGGAACGCGGCACCCTCGTCTTTGTCAACAGCGGGGCGGGGCTGCGGGCCAACCCCGGCTGGGCGAGCTACGCGGCGAGCAAGTTCGCCCTGCGGGCATTGGCCGACGCGCTCAGGGACGAGGAGGCCCCGCACGGGGTCCGCGTCTCCACCGTGTACCCGGGCCGCACCGCCACCCCCATGCAGCAGAAGGTCCGCGCGCAGGAGGGCGGGGAGTACGACCCGGCAGACTTTATTGACCCCGCGACGGTCGCCGCCACCATTCGCTTCGTGCTGGACGCCCCCCGCGACGCCACCCTCCCGGACGTGAGCGTGCGTCCCGGCCCCCGGGGAGCGTGA
- a CDS encoding inorganic diphosphatase, translated as MKPDLTPFLGQTVRVVVDRPLGSVHPRWPDLVYPVNYGEVPGTLGGDGQPIDAYLLGWEVPVREAEGVVTAVILREDDVEDKLIVVRPGPRPSDAEIMKAIWFQEQHFRSRLVR; from the coding sequence GTGAAACCTGACCTGACCCCATTCCTGGGGCAGACCGTCCGCGTGGTGGTGGACCGCCCGCTGGGAAGCGTCCACCCCCGTTGGCCGGACCTGGTGTACCCGGTGAACTACGGCGAGGTGCCCGGCACGCTGGGCGGCGACGGCCAGCCCATAGACGCCTACCTCCTCGGCTGGGAGGTGCCCGTGCGCGAGGCGGAGGGCGTGGTCACGGCGGTCATCCTGCGTGAGGACGACGTGGAGGACAAGCTCATCGTCGTCCGCCCGGGCCCGCGCCCGTCGGATGCAGAGATCATGAAGGCCATTTGGTTTCAGGAACAGCATTTCCGGTCGCGCCTGGTGCGTTAG
- a CDS encoding SDR family oxidoreductase codes for MAEETLVGRVVAVTGASRGIGRAVVEALLARGARVVAGARNVEGLEGAEVHPLDVTDEASVSAFAGVAVRAGVDTLVNNAGVGSFAPVEEITVAEYRRVMDTNVLGTLLVTRALIPHFRGRHARGEGSQVVNVTSDVSDRTFPNGALYTASKHAGRAVTRALAFEGQAYGLRVTEVRPGRVDTTFGGRVRGEADRAARLPPADVAAAVMYALSAPPHARIDEVVLHPVTQEVVF; via the coding sequence GTGGCGGAGGAAACCCTCGTGGGCCGGGTGGTCGCGGTGACCGGGGCGAGCCGGGGCATCGGACGCGCCGTCGTCGAGGCGCTGCTTGCCCGGGGCGCGCGGGTGGTCGCCGGGGCGAGGAACGTGGAAGGTCTGGAGGGGGCGGAGGTTCATCCCCTGGACGTGACCGACGAGGCCAGCGTGAGTGCGTTCGCGGGGGTGGCCGTGCGCGCCGGGGTGGACACGCTGGTGAACAACGCCGGGGTCGGCTCCTTCGCCCCCGTTGAGGAGATCACCGTGGCCGAGTACCGCCGCGTGATGGACACGAACGTGCTCGGAACGCTCCTCGTGACCCGCGCCCTGATCCCTCATTTCCGCGGGCGGCACGCGCGGGGCGAGGGGTCGCAGGTCGTGAACGTCACGAGCGACGTGTCGGACCGGACTTTCCCGAACGGCGCCCTCTACACCGCCAGCAAGCACGCGGGGCGGGCCGTCACCCGGGCGCTCGCCTTCGAGGGGCAGGCGTACGGCCTGCGCGTCACCGAGGTCCGCCCGGGGAGGGTGGACACCACCTTTGGGGGCAGGGTTCGCGGCGAGGCCGACCGCGCCGCCCGGTTGCCCCCCGCCGACGTGGCCGCCGCTGTCATGTACGCCCTTTCCGCCCCTCCCCATGCCCGCATTGACGAAGTGGTGCTCCATCCCGTAACCCAGGAGGTCGTGTTTTGA
- a CDS encoding class I SAM-dependent rRNA methyltransferase, whose translation MTRASRLAGVTLKAGAVRRVAGRYPFGHAGDIAEAAPGITPGDVVEVRAPDGAVIGRGYFNPQGATPLRMLTWNREDINLDFYRSRVRVALARRAGRITGTDGVRAVYAEADGLPGVVADRFGDVLGVQLRNAGAERHRDLILRALREETGAASAFERSDTGERRREGLELRTGALWGDVPGRVTFFEDDLTLHFGPFDAQKTGFFLDQRDNRRLMRSLATPGEGFLDVYSYTGGFSLHAARAGAKPVALDKDEKALGVLEREARENGVNVGVRWGDALETLTALEREKRTFGAAVLDPPTLAKRKEDVPRAKRIFTDGAARALRMLRPGGHLLISTCAHYIRVDDLLDAARVAAGEAECDAEVVAVTYQPADHPHLLSVPESLYLKSILLRKEG comes from the coding sequence ATGACGAGGGCGAGCAGGCTGGCGGGCGTGACGCTGAAGGCGGGGGCAGTGCGGCGCGTCGCCGGGCGCTACCCCTTCGGCCACGCGGGGGACATCGCGGAGGCGGCGCCGGGCATCACGCCGGGCGACGTGGTGGAGGTCCGGGCGCCGGACGGGGCGGTGATCGGGCGCGGCTACTTCAACCCGCAGGGCGCGACCCCCCTGCGGATGCTGACCTGGAACCGCGAGGACATCAACCTGGACTTCTACCGCTCGCGGGTGCGGGTGGCCCTGGCGCGGCGGGCGGGCCGCATCACCGGGACGGACGGGGTGCGCGCGGTGTACGCCGAGGCGGACGGGCTGCCGGGCGTGGTCGCCGACCGCTTCGGGGACGTGCTGGGCGTGCAGCTCCGCAACGCGGGCGCCGAGCGCCACCGCGACCTGATCCTGCGGGCGCTGCGCGAGGAGACGGGCGCGGCCTCCGCCTTCGAGCGCAGCGACACGGGCGAGCGCCGCCGCGAGGGCCTGGAGCTGCGGACGGGTGCGCTGTGGGGCGACGTGCCGGGGCGCGTGACCTTCTTCGAGGACGACCTGACCCTGCACTTTGGCCCCTTCGACGCCCAGAAGACGGGCTTCTTCCTCGACCAGCGCGACAACCGCCGCCTGATGCGCTCGCTGGCGACGCCGGGCGAGGGTTTCCTGGACGTGTACTCGTACACGGGCGGATTCAGCCTCCACGCGGCGCGGGCGGGGGCGAAACCCGTCGCGCTCGACAAGGATGAGAAAGCCCTCGGCGTGCTGGAACGCGAGGCGCGCGAGAACGGCGTGAATGTCGGCGTGCGCTGGGGCGACGCGCTGGAGACGCTGACGGCGCTGGAGCGGGAAAAGCGCACCTTCGGCGCGGCGGTCCTCGACCCGCCCACCCTCGCCAAGCGCAAGGAGGACGTGCCGCGCGCCAAGCGCATCTTTACCGATGGGGCGGCCCGCGCCCTGCGGATGCTGCGCCCGGGCGGGCACCTGCTCATCAGCACCTGCGCCCACTACATCCGGGTGGACGACCTGCTCGACGCGGCCCGCGTGGCGGCGGGCGAGGCCGAGTGCGACGCGGAGGTTGTGGCCGTGACCTACCAGCCCGCCGACCATCCCCACCTGCTCAGCGTGCCCGAGAGCCTCTACCTGAAGAGCATCCTGCTGCGCAAGGAGGGGTGA